CGCGGGGGGAGGGAAGCTCCTGGAGGCGGAGCGGCTCCGGCAGCGGACGACGTACGATCTCGAGATGATCCGGCAGATGGGGTTCTGCTCCGGCATCGAGAACTACTCGCGGCATTTGGACGGGAGGGTTGCCGGACAGCCGCCGCACACGCTCATCGACTACTTCCCGAAAGGGTTCGTGACGTTCCTCGACGAATCCCACATCACGGTCCCGCAGCTGAACGGGATGTACAACGGCGACCGGTCCCGGAAGCAGACGCTGGTCGATTTCGGATTCCGGCTCCCTTCCGCCCTCGACAACCGCCCCTTGCGGTTCGAGGAGTGGAACGAGCGGGTCGGGCAGGTCGTGTTCGTCTCCGCGACCCCGGCGGAGTACGAGCTGCGGGAGAGCGGAGGCGCCGTGGTGGAGCAGATCATCCGGCCCACGGGGCTCGTCGACCCCGGGGTGGAGGTGCGGCCGGCGAACGCGCAGGTGGACGACCTCCTGGGCGAGATCCGGGCCCGCGCGGCGGCCGGGGAGCGGGTCCTCGTGACCACGCTGACGAAGCGGATGGCGGAGGACCTGACGGAGCATTACGAGGCGCAGGGGGTGCGCGTCCGGTACCTCCACTCCGATATCGACACGATGGAGCGGGTGAGCATCCTCCGCGACCTGCGGCTGGGGAAGTTCGACGCGCTGATCGGGATCAACCTGTTGCGGGAGGGGCTCGATCTCCCGGAGGTGTCGCTGGTCGCGATCCTCGATGCCGACAAGGAGGGGTTCCTCCGCTCCGCCCGCTCCCTCGTACAGACGTTCGGCCGCGCCGCGCGGAACGTCTCCGGGAAGGTGATCCTCTACGCGGACGCCGAGACCGGGTCGATGCGGGAGGCGATCTCCGAGACGCGGCGGCGAAGGGAGCGGCAGACGGCGTACAACCGGGAGCGGGGGATCACCCCGGAGACGGTCCGGAAGACGGTGTCGGAGCCGCTCGGGGTCGCGTGCGAGGCCGACTATGTCACGGTCCCGGCGGCGGAGGAGTGGGAGTTCCGTTCGAAGGAGGAGATGCTGAAGCGGATCCGCACCCTCCGGAAGGATATGGAGCGTGCGGCGAAGAAGCTCGATTTCGAGCGTGCGGCGGAGCTGCGCGACCGCCTGCTCGCGCTGGAGAAGGTGGAGCTTGCCGCGGGCTGAGGAAATCGCCGGCCCGGACGACTGGAGGGC
This window of the Deltaproteobacteria bacterium genome carries:
- the uvrB gene encoding excinuclease ABC subunit UvrB; this translates as MSGYAFKLAAPFAPAGDQPAAIRELSEGLSRGIPRQVLLGVTGSGKTYTMASVVAAVDRPALVIAPNKTLAAQLYSEFKALFPENAVEYFVSYYDYYQPEAYVPQTDTFIEKDSAINEQIDKMRHAATRSVMTRRDVIVVASVSCIYGLGSPEFYAAMTIRLSAGAEFPRNALLRRLIDLQYERNDVDFHRGTFRVRGDAVELFPAYEEDRALRIEYDFDRIERIRYVDPLRGARLAEVGETVVFPASHYVTPEDQLERAVRGIEVELEARLAELAGGGKLLEAERLRQRTTYDLEMIRQMGFCSGIENYSRHLDGRVAGQPPHTLIDYFPKGFVTFLDESHITVPQLNGMYNGDRSRKQTLVDFGFRLPSALDNRPLRFEEWNERVGQVVFVSATPAEYELRESGGAVVEQIIRPTGLVDPGVEVRPANAQVDDLLGEIRARAAAGERVLVTTLTKRMAEDLTEHYEAQGVRVRYLHSDIDTMERVSILRDLRLGKFDALIGINLLREGLDLPEVSLVAILDADKEGFLRSARSLVQTFGRAARNVSGKVILYADAETGSMREAISETRRRRERQTAYNRERGITPETVRKTVSEPLGVACEADYVTVPAAEEWEFRSKEEMLKRIRTLRKDMERAAKKLDFERAAELRDRLLALEKVELAAG